In the Flavobacterium sp. J372 genome, one interval contains:
- a CDS encoding PepSY domain-containing protein, whose translation MVKDKKKKKSKYWISKIHLWLGLTSGLIVLMLSITGCIYAFSQEIITWQRHDAIYVPHVKEKKLPVSEIWNKMHAAVGDTIDLGDAHVYKDPARSVEFHCYKVNENTESIWYFDKIDYYYHIYVDPYTGKILGIYNEEKDFFNIVKMLHWSLLLTDDIGQPIVGYATLIFVVMLITGIILWWPKNKASRKQRFRFIWKDSTKWRRKNYDIHNIFGFYISFIAIIVAFTGMVWAFTWFKAIVYVAGAQSTTPPVEVIKKSEAPKGDTDVALEKAYAYTVKNFNDAAGLSIGKPADPKAAIDVYVQQYPGLYYVYHHLQFDQYSGKLLHTEHHKERNFGEKLIMANYDVHVGAILGIPGKIIAFIASFICGMLPVTGFIIWWGRKNKKEKKNKLKKGLSQK comes from the coding sequence ATGGTAAAAGACAAGAAAAAGAAAAAATCAAAATACTGGATCAGCAAGATCCACCTTTGGCTCGGACTTACATCCGGGCTCATTGTTTTAATGTTGTCAATAACCGGGTGTATTTATGCATTTAGCCAGGAAATAATAACCTGGCAAAGGCATGACGCTATTTATGTACCTCATGTAAAAGAGAAAAAATTGCCTGTTAGCGAGATTTGGAATAAAATGCACGCGGCAGTTGGTGACACGATTGACCTGGGCGATGCACATGTTTATAAAGATCCTGCACGCTCAGTGGAATTTCATTGCTATAAGGTAAATGAGAATACTGAATCAATTTGGTATTTTGATAAAATTGATTACTACTACCACATATATGTAGATCCGTATACAGGTAAAATCCTGGGTATTTATAACGAAGAAAAAGATTTTTTCAACATAGTGAAAATGCTGCACTGGAGCCTTTTGCTCACCGATGATATTGGCCAGCCAATTGTTGGTTACGCCACATTGATATTTGTTGTGATGCTTATTACCGGCATTATATTGTGGTGGCCTAAAAACAAAGCATCAAGGAAACAGCGCTTCAGGTTTATATGGAAAGATTCAACAAAATGGCGCCGGAAGAATTATGACATTCACAACATATTCGGTTTTTACATTTCTTTTATAGCCATAATTGTAGCCTTTACAGGTATGGTTTGGGCTTTTACATGGTTTAAGGCAATTGTGTATGTCGCCGGCGCCCAAAGCACAACACCACCCGTAGAAGTTATTAAAAAATCTGAAGCGCCCAAAGGTGATACCGATGTAGCGCTGGAAAAAGCTTATGCATATACGGTAAAAAACTTTAATGATGCGGCAGGCCTAAGCATTGGCAAACCCGCCGACCCTAAAGCAGCTATCGATGTGTATGTACAGCAATATCCGGGGCTGTATTATGTATACCATCACTTGCAGTTTGACCAGTACTCCGGAAAACTTCTCCATACAGAGCACCACAAAGAGCGGAACTTTGGCGAAAAATTGATTATGGCCAATTATGATGTACACGTGGGCGCCATACTTGGCATTCCCGGTAAAATAATTGCGTTCATAGCCAGTTTTATCTGCGGTATGCTGCCTGTTACAGGTTTCATTATCTGGTGGGGAAGAAAGAACAAAAAGGAGAAAAAGAATAAATTGAAAAAGGGGCTGTCTCAAAAGTGA
- a CDS encoding T9SS type A sorting domain-containing protein, with translation MNTLYNNKLLYILLVVIQIANAQIDYQENFSNGAVGWTGSGFETTSVADCSGNGAIRARVNKSISQNKTITAVSAPLGVSDGSNALLQYNIRLLAYDAAVPQYALPNTDFGRITLETGVSANGPWAIIDRIDISNYTPTADCIHRTANVQVPEGQQLFLRFSAVPGTAFNTDYYVYVDEISAVQGVLAETLSGNTLASAYINPGDNYLHLEFNAPVDEWAIFNMQGQQVTVRDIDGNGTRLDISGLAYGNYMIKLRAADRIETLNIMKQ, from the coding sequence ATGAACACTTTATACAACAATAAGTTATTATATATTTTGCTGGTTGTTATACAGATAGCAAATGCACAAATAGACTATCAGGAAAACTTTTCCAATGGTGCCGTAGGCTGGACGGGTAGTGGTTTTGAAACAACATCTGTGGCAGATTGCTCAGGCAATGGCGCTATACGTGCGCGGGTCAACAAAAGTATTTCCCAAAATAAGACAATAACAGCTGTGTCTGCTCCGCTTGGGGTGAGTGACGGGAGCAATGCGCTGCTGCAATACAATATCAGGCTTTTAGCCTATGATGCTGCGGTACCACAGTATGCGCTCCCAAATACCGATTTTGGCCGCATAACACTTGAAACGGGTGTTAGCGCAAATGGGCCCTGGGCAATAATTGACAGGATAGATATATCAAACTATACACCTACAGCTGATTGCATACACAGGACAGCAAATGTGCAAGTACCCGAAGGCCAGCAGCTTTTCCTCAGATTTTCTGCCGTACCGGGAACAGCTTTTAATACTGACTACTATGTTTATGTTGATGAGATAAGTGCAGTGCAGGGGGTGTTAGCAGAAACCCTTTCAGGAAATACCCTGGCATCGGCATATATCAATCCGGGTGATAACTATCTGCATTTGGAATTTAATGCTCCTGTTGATGAATGGGCGATCTTTAATATGCAGGGCCAGCAGGTAACAGTACGAGATATAGACGGCAATGGTACGCGCCTTGATATTTCAGGACTTGCTTACGGAAATTATATGATAAAACTGCGCGCTGCCGACAGGATTGAAACACTGAATATCATGAAGCAATAA
- a CDS encoding TonB-dependent siderophore receptor, with protein MAVRLNAAQHTENSYQDAGFRKSLFIAPSLTYQATDKLSFFINTEFFDGRSTNPTMLFLDRGIELRVNDINEFGYDHKRSYTGNDLYIDNNTFNLQAQMNYQISPEWTSQTVVSKTSTKSDGYYSYLYEVSQFTTVTEGVVFGRYMSKQNSETYGTDIQQNFIGDFRIGNFRNRVVVGFDYFNRNVVNNSSPYVPNGYVYVGRNLSQFTDFITGQGITQAGQYGDDTGILTQAGTDALLADGQIAPLKTKEEIFSAYAQDVFNIFDNLSVMASLRIDRFSNKGNVVTDRDDFLQTALSPKFGIIFQPVLDKVAVFANYMNGFVNVAPGEDRNAAGAVTPRTFKPEQANQFEIGTKLDLFSNRLTATLSYYNIEVSDMVYQLYNGPVEVSNMQDGKQRSKGFEASIIAVPLNGWSILAGYSYNDSKLSMGDPSFVGFRPESSGPRNLLNFWTSYKFSQGALNGFGLGFGGNYASENKIFNRNVGSFTLPEYAVFNASAFYTINDFTLTLKLDNIGNVEYYKGWSTINPQRLRAFAASLSYNF; from the coding sequence GTGGCAGTAAGGCTTAACGCTGCCCAGCACACAGAAAACAGCTACCAGGATGCAGGTTTCAGGAAGTCTTTATTTATTGCACCATCGCTAACTTACCAGGCTACAGACAAACTTTCGTTTTTTATAAACACAGAGTTTTTTGACGGACGCAGCACCAACCCTACAATGCTTTTCTTAGACAGGGGTATTGAGCTAAGGGTTAATGATATAAATGAATTTGGCTATGACCACAAGCGTTCTTACACAGGTAACGATCTGTATATAGATAATAATACCTTTAACCTGCAGGCGCAGATGAACTACCAGATATCTCCTGAATGGACATCGCAAACAGTAGTTTCAAAAACTTCAACAAAATCTGACGGATATTACTCTTATCTGTATGAAGTTTCGCAATTCACTACAGTAACTGAAGGTGTTGTTTTTGGCCGGTATATGAGCAAGCAAAATTCTGAAACTTATGGTACAGATATTCAGCAAAACTTTATTGGTGATTTCAGGATAGGCAATTTCAGGAACAGGGTTGTTGTAGGCTTTGACTATTTCAACCGTAACGTTGTAAACAACAGCAGTCCGTATGTGCCTAACGGTTACGTATATGTTGGCCGCAACCTTTCGCAATTTACAGATTTTATTACCGGGCAGGGCATTACACAGGCGGGCCAGTATGGAGATGATACAGGTATACTTACACAGGCAGGAACTGACGCATTGCTAGCCGACGGGCAAATAGCACCTTTAAAAACAAAAGAAGAAATTTTCAGTGCCTATGCCCAGGATGTGTTTAATATATTCGATAACCTTTCGGTTATGGCAAGCTTAAGGATTGACCGTTTTTCAAACAAAGGAAATGTTGTTACTGATCGCGATGATTTCCTTCAAACCGCGCTATCACCAAAATTTGGTATTATATTTCAGCCGGTGCTTGATAAGGTTGCCGTATTTGCAAACTATATGAATGGCTTTGTAAATGTTGCACCGGGCGAAGACAGGAATGCAGCAGGCGCGGTAACCCCAAGAACTTTCAAGCCTGAACAAGCCAACCAATTTGAAATTGGCACTAAACTGGACCTGTTTAGCAACAGGCTTACAGCAACCCTCAGTTACTACAATATTGAGGTAAGCGATATGGTATACCAGCTTTACAACGGCCCTGTTGAAGTTTCTAACATGCAAGATGGTAAACAACGCAGCAAAGGTTTTGAAGCCAGTATAATTGCAGTACCGCTAAACGGATGGAGCATACTTGCAGGGTACAGCTATAATGACAGTAAGCTATCTATGGGCGACCCATCTTTCGTAGGCTTCAGGCCGGAGAGTTCAGGGCCACGCAACCTGTTAAATTTCTGGACAAGCTATAAGTTTAGCCAGGGTGCGTTAAACGGATTTGGCCTTGGTTTTGGAGGTAATTACGCCAGTGAGAATAAGATATTCAACAGGAACGTAGGCTCTTTCACCCTGCCTGAATATGCTGTCTTCAATGCATCTGCTTTCTACACAATAAATGATTTCACACTTACCCTGAAACTTGACAACATAGGTAATGTAGAATATTATAAGGGGTGGTCAACCATCAACCCTCAAAGGTTAAGGGCATTTGCTGCAAGCCTTAGCTATAATTTTTAA